gtcatgtctgactctttgtgaccccatggactatagtcctccaggctactctctctatgggattctccaggcaaggatactgggatggtttgccatgccctcctccagggaatcttcccaaactagcaattgaacccacgtctcctgcatctcctgcatagcagacagattctttactactgagcaactggggaagccccctcctTAAGTTACTGATTTGTTAAGAAACATTTTGGTCAATTTATCTAAGTAAATTTATCACatcattttcattgttgttgttcagtcattaagtcatgtccaactctttgtgaccccatggactgcagcaggtcactatatcctggagtttgctcaaacccctgtccattgagtcagtgatgctgtctaaccatcttaaCCTCAGCCAacaccttctctttttgccttcactctttcccaacattagggtcttttccaatgaattggctctttgcatcaggtggccaaagtgttggagcttcagcatcaacatcagtccttccaatgaatattcagggttgatttcctttaggattgactagtttgatctcctttcaatacaagagactctcaagagtcttctccagtgccacaatttgaaagcaattctttggcactcaaccttctttatggtccaactctcacatctgtacaagacGAATAGAATGACTATATATCTTTGACTGTTTTGATTGTTGAGCAATAAAAGTTAACATTTGGCACTGCTTTGaactatttatatatgttaactAATTTTATCCTTACAACCTCCTACAAGGGtaagtaaaaatattatttcctgcTTATAAATGTGGAAACTGAGACATAAGGAGATGAAATAATTTGCCCAGCTTGGTACAGTTAATAAATTGTAGTGATTGCAATTGAACCCAAGATGTTAGATACCAGAGTCACATCCTTTGACTGCCTTCTACACTGTGTAATGAAAGGTgtgattaaattatttaaacctTACCAGTGAAAATATGATTttgctctgatttctttcattgatTATGACaaagcaaagataaaaatgtttGTAAATGTAACATACTAGAAAATTATGTGATATTATTATGAAATCATTGAGATACCTAATCTTGTTAgtatggcttttaaaaaataattttgttatttctgGAATACCTTGGTtgaatttgttaaatattttaagtaatcaTATTGCACATCACTTCAACTGGTATTCATAAGACAAAGCACAGCACCCATCTAATAACTTAATTACCAGTCTATCACATGTACTGAATAAAAGTACAATAGCAAAGTCTCTTTGTTCTTCAAAAGAAGAAACTTCTATAAGAACCCAAGAAAGTGAGACTTTCTCTGATATCAGAGTTGTAACATTGATTTCTGATGGTTGAGCAGATAGGATCAAGGGCAAGATCTGAAGGCAAAGTAACCTAAAAAACAGCACAAAGAAAGATGTACCTTACTAGGTATCAgcatactacaaagttacagtattAAAAATAAGATGGTATTTTTACAAAATTGGTCAATGGATCAGCAGAtccacatatatattcataaatttaGTTTCTCATGAATATAGCATGTCAAATCTGTGTggaaaatatggcacaaatgtgGCACAAATGATGTTGGGATCAGCAAACTATCAGAAAAAATGTGCAAAAACCCATGTCTGCTAATATGctgaatattaataaaattatatatatgtatattatattctttaaaatgaaatatatgtgtatctgtatgtATATTTGTACATGGATgcatatagaatatataaaaaataaatatggacaTATTTATAATCTTGTCAGAGGGAAGGACTTTCTAATCAAGAAGAAAGGCCTTAATAGtcatacaaaagaaaatataatttaatgatATACacctttataatttctttatgaATGAAAATCCAGAAAAGCTTAGATAAAATACTTACAACATGTAATAGCCAAAGGGTTATTGTATATAAAAAATGAgtgcaaaattattttaaaactacaaaTCATTCTAAAGAAAATTAAGAGCTGTTTatgaaaaaaaacacataataggagaagaaatgaaaatagccAGTAAACTGACCTAAAATATTTAACTCACTtggaattagaaaaatataaatgatcgCATTTGTAGCATGTTTCATAATCATCTGTTCATTTTATGTTCTTTAAAGAGCAATCAAGACCTGTGGGCTTTTTGTGGAAAAACAGGCATGACATCCTgtgtataaacattaaaaatgtactTTGATCCAGGAATTTCAAaaatttatgttcctcctattgacAGTGAGCCAGTACTTCATGATGTCACCTATATGCAGAATCTCAAAAgcaaaacaattaaataaaacaaaatgaaaacagatttacagatacagagaacaaatgggtGGTTACCAGAAAGGATAAACAGGTACAAACTTCGCGTTAGTTATgcaataaataagtcacaggcaTGTAATGCAtagcatagggaatatagtcaatactattgtaataactttgtatggagaCATAAAGTTATTAGACATCATGGTGATAATTTCATAACATATGCAAATGTCAAGTCTTTATGtagtccacctgaaactaacataatattgtacatccactatatttcaataaaaatgggcatctaaaaaatatttttgaaatggcaAAAAGAACAGATGGAAAATTGAAATGTCTAGGATAAATGGTCTTATTATTTTCCAACATTTATTGATTAATATCTACTATGGTTACAAGCCTGTTATAAGTTTGAGGAGAGACAAAGTAATAGATATAAACCCTTTCTAAGACTTCATAATTTACTTGAAATCCAGCTGAGGTTCCAAGAGAGTGGTATCTCTAGAAGTCAGAATACAGTGAAGTACCTTAAGCAAGTACAATAGACAGTGCTGCAAATACCTTGGTTGGAGCTCTAGAATTGGGGGTAATGTACATGGATCTTTGTTCCTAATTAAAACACTGAATTGGGCTATTGAGAAATGGGAATCCTGGATACAGGTCTGCCTCTGCATGAGCTAAGCCTCATTTTCCCTTTCCTCAATTTTCCCAGTCGTGACGAAGTTTCATTTCCACTCCCAGTAGTGTTTTTCTTAATATAGAGGTGTTTCTTGGAAATGATCCCTGTCTGCTCAATTTCAGTATTTCATAGGAGTAGATTTTCTCAACCCCTTCATATATGGCTAATCACTTCACTCACCGTCTGTTAAAGTGAAAAATCCCTCCTAGTTATAGCTGATATTAACAAATATGTATGCCCTTCCTCCAATAGCATTCATTGTATGGGACTCCACTTTTCTGCACATCCATAGAAAGATTGCATTTCTTCCATCTGATTTCTCCCATTCAGATACAGATTTCACAATAGACTTTAAGCTACTGGTGTTTTATTCCCCCTCCACCCATTTTTATAATTAAGTATGTGGGGATATCTTATCACCTAGTTTGTTATAATTTTTTCATGCATTTTGGTTTTActattatttgttctatttcaaAAAACTGTGTTGCAGTTGCCATCTTCCAGAATCCCTCTCCTCAAAGTTTTAAAGTAAATCTTGAgttattttgtcttatttcttaTTGCATTCAATGTTGTCAACTTGTTCCTTATCCTTGAATTTCTTTATATATGTCTCTCTTCTGTTCTCAAGTCCTTGAATTGGATACTAATATCTGGTTCTTGAGCCTATAGAAGTACAGATTCTGGCTAATCTTCTTGCCTCCAATGGATACATTCTACTTGAATTCAACATTTTTCTCTGAGGTACACAACACTTAAACCCCTGGTGGCTATATGAAGTCCATCTTGGTACAAATTCTTTAAGGTAGACATTCCCTAGGTTCACcagattttcaattaaaaaaaaaaaaaaggcaataatcTTGGGCCTGTAGCTAAATTAGTTCTAAAGAATATGatgattaaaaatatgtttggGGACGTTATAGAATATTAATAAAGGGTAGATTTATCCCTTGATTTTAGCTGAAAAACAAATTCtagtcttcatgtttctcacccaGCTTTTAACATTAAAAGACTATTTGTGTTTAGTacttatgctgtgctgtgcttggtcactcagttgtgcctgattctttgcaatcccatggactatagcttgtcaGGCCCCACTGTCCATGAGGGCTAGGTGTTCTCACCCTCCACACAGCCAAAAATCTGTATATAATTATAATCTTTCCTTTGTGTCCACTGTTCTTCTGTATCTTGGTTCCTTGTTATTGGTGGTTCTGCCTCCCCAGATCCAACCAAGCAGGATGGTATagcactgtagtatttactattgaaaaaagttGACATGTAAGTGGACCTTGTAGTTCAAATTtgagttgttcaagggtcaagtgTATAAGCATTAGATAATATAGAATAAAATGCCTTTTTGAAAGAGAACAACCTTGGTAGAAGAGTGAAAAGGCCAATAAATATCTCCATGCTCTATTATAGCTCATGCATTCATCTCCTACTTAGGTTTCCTGTCTGTTAGTGTCAATAATGTGGTGAGGATATTTAGACAATTGACAAACTTATCAGTATTAATTTTCAGGAACCAAGTTTCTATTGAGATCATGGTTACATTGGAAAATGCTCAGTGGTATAAGTTTAGGTGAACCGCCAGACACAAAATATGTGGTCCAACATTGATGCAAATATAGTACCCATGATAAGAAATTAGCAAAAGATATGCCTCTATCAGGGCTTTcctcttggctcagatggtaaagaatccacctgcaatgcaggagacctggcttcaatctctgaattgggaagatcccctggagaagggataggctacccactccagtattcttgggcttccctggtggctcagatggtaaagaatctgcctgcaatgtgggagacctgggttcgatccctgggttgggaagatcccctggaagagggcgtggcaacccactcaagtattcttgcctagagaatgcccatggacagagggcctggcaagctaaagtccatagagttgcaaagagtcagacatgactgagtgactcagcacagcaagCATGCCTTTATCAAACCTTTAGAGAAAATAAGATGGATCCTACCTCATTCCACTGAACACATAATTAACTTCTACAAAGGAAGATAACAATAttggtttatgtatttattacagAGCTTCTAATTGCATTCTGACAGCTCTCTGCACTGGGGGCACACATGATTCCTTTGGTCAGAGGTAAATCTTCCTTTTCAAGATCAATTATCCTCGAATGACCTCTCAGTGCAGCAAACCTTACTTGGTGACAAACACAGTTCaatttgcttttcatatttagGACAGCGTCTCTTACATTGACCGTACAATTTTGA
This genomic stretch from Dama dama isolate Ldn47 chromosome 7, ASM3311817v1, whole genome shotgun sequence harbors:
- the DEFB114 gene encoding beta-defensin 114, with product MKIFYYLFHFLCYATFVLPALVDPERCSKLYGQCKRRCPKYEKQIELCLSPSKVCCTERSFEDN